Proteins from a single region of Eretmochelys imbricata isolate rEreImb1 chromosome 20, rEreImb1.hap1, whole genome shotgun sequence:
- the LOC144277782 gene encoding solute carrier family 26 member 10-like, with protein MSRLAPGRAFTEQRFQQLYGAPEPRGSPAGALRRRVARGCRCSGAAALRLLQRRLPIAAWLPGYRPGTWLLGDALAGLTVGVVHIPQGMAFALLASVAPVYGLYTSFFPVILYMLFGTGRHVSTGTFAVVSLMTGAAVEQLVPWPLGPNATSAELAWVEECRVGVAAAMAFLVGLLMVVMFVVQLGFLATYLSEPIIKAFTNGAALHVLVSQLPSLLGLPLPRRTGSFTIFKTLASVARALPRTNMTELLISALCLALLVPIKEINTRFRSKLRTPIPGEIVVVLAATGICFASSLDTRYDVQVVGHLPAGFPQPRLPALQSLPQVLGDTVAVAFVAYAISVSLAMIYAEKHGYTINPNQELLAHGVSNLVSSLFTCFPSSATLATTNILESAGGHTQLAGFFSGAVVLMVLMWLGPLFHYLPKAVLACINVTSLRQMVLQFWDLPELWRISRIDFAVWVVTWLAVVVLNVDVGLAVGVVFSMMTVLYRTQRAECMVLGKAANTEIYRPVQRYSKCFEIPGVTIVAYHAPIYYGNCGFFREALNQQLGLSQPGGSQGEKAVWALESGAKMSISTVETCVPSSVPDGRAGCPSSGTTGRTQAAILDCSGIAFVDSAGARLLIQMCVGCQKAGIRMNLAACNGEVLETLTSSSLGQHLSPQQVFVTVQDAIACITQTAEKVAEKNLAIWV; from the exons GGGCTACCGGCCGGGGACCTGGCTGCTGGGGGACGCGCTGGCCGGGCTCACCGTGGGGGTCGTGCACATCCCCCAGG GCATGGCCTTTGCCCTCCTGGCCTCCGTGGCCCCCGTCTACGGACTCTACACCTCCTTCTTCCCTGTCATCCTTTACATGCTCTTTGGCACCGGGCGCCACGTCTCTACTG gcaccTTTGCCGTGGTGAGCCTGATGACGGGCGCTGCGGtggagcagctggtgccctgGCCCCTGGGGCCCAATGCAACCAGCGCGGAGCTGGCGTGGGTGGAGGAGTGCCGCGTTGGTGTGGCTGCTGCCATGGCCTTCCTCGTGGGGCTCCTCATG gtggTGATGTTCGTGGTCCAGCTGGGCTTCCTGGCCACCTACCTCTCGGAGCCCATCATCAAGGCCTTCACCAACGGGGCTGCCCTGCATGTCTTGGTCTCCCAGCTGCCCAGCCTGctgggcctgcccctgccccgccgcACGGGCTCCTTCACCATCTTCAAG ACACTGGCATCGGTGGCACGGGCTCTGCCCCGGACCAACATGACCGAGCTGCTCATCTCCGCCCTCTGCCTGGCCCTGCTGGTGCCCATCAAGGAGATCAACACCCGCTTCCGGAGCAAGCTGCGGACACCCATTCCGGGGGAGATCGTGGTG GTGCTGGCGGCCACCGGCATCTGCTTTGCCTCCTCCCTGGACACACGCTATGACGTGCAGGTAGTCGGCCACCTGCCAGCTGG GttcccgcagccccggctcccgGCCCTGCAGTCGCTGCCTCAGGTGCTTGGGGACACTGTGGCGGTCGCTTTTGTGGCCTATGCCATCTCTGTGTCGCTGGCCATGATCTATGCTGAGAAGCATGGCTACACCATCAACCCCAACCAG GAGCTGCTGGCCCATGGTGTTTCCAACCTGGTCTCCTCCCTCTTCACCTGCTTCCCAAGCTCAGCCACCCTGGCGACCACCAACATCCTGGAGAGTGCGGGGGGGCACACGCAG CTCGCGGGCTTCTTCTCCGGCGCGGTGGTGCTCATGGTCCTCATGTGGCTCGGACCCCTCTTCCACTACCTGCCCAAG GCTGTCCTGGCCTGTATCAACGTCACCAGCCTGCGCCAGATGGTCCTGCAGTTCTGGGACTTGCCCGAGCTCTGGAGGATCAGCCGGATTGACTTC GCTGTCTGGGTGGTCACCTGGCTGGCCGTGGTGGTGCTGAATGTGGATGTGGGCCTGGCCGTGGGGGTCGTGTTCTCCATGATGACTGTCCTCTACCGCACACAGAG GGCCGAGTGTATGGTGCTGGGCAAAGCGGCCAACACGGAAATCTACCGGCCTGTCCAACGTTACAGCAAG tgctttgagatccccggCGTGACGATCGTGGCTTACCACGCCCCCATCTACTACGGCAACTGCGGCTTCTTCCGTGAGGCGCTGAACCAGCAGCTGGGCCTGAGCCAgccagggggcagccagggggagaAGGCGGTGTGGGCCTTGGAGAGTGGGGCCAAAATGAGCATCAGCACCGTG GAAACCTGtgtccccagctctgtgcctgatGGGAGAGCCGGGTGCCCCAGCTCAG GCACCACTGGCAGGACCCAGGCCGCGATCCTCGACTGCAGCGGGATTGCCTTCGTGGACTCTGCCGGGGCCCGGCTGCTCATTCAG ATGTGCGTGGGGTGCCAGAAGGCTGGCATCCGCATGAACCTGGCAGCATGTAACG gtgAGGTCCTGGAGACGCtgaccagcagcagcctggggcagcacctctccccacagcaggtGTTTGTGACGGTCCAGGACGCCATCGCGTGCATCACGCAAACTGCG GAAAAGGTGGCCGAGAAGAATCTGGCAATCTGGGTGTAG